A portion of the Phocoena sinus isolate mPhoSin1 chromosome 9, mPhoSin1.pri, whole genome shotgun sequence genome contains these proteins:
- the LOC116759481 gene encoding translationally-controlled tumor protein-like → MIIYRDLISHDEMFSDIYKIREVADGLCLEVEGKMVSRTEGNIDDSLIGGNASADGPEGEGTESTVITGVDIVMNHHLQETSFTKEAYKKYIKDYMKSIKGKLEEQRPERAKPFMTGAAERIKNILANFKNYQFFIGENMNPDGMVALLDYREDGVTPYMIFFKDGLEMEKC, encoded by the coding sequence CCGGGACCTCATCAGCCATGATGAGATGTTCTCCGACATCTACAAGATCCGGGAGGTCGCGGACGGGCTGTGTctggaggtggaggggaagaTGGTCAGTAGGACAGAGGGTAACATTGATGACTCGCTCATTGGTGGAAATGCCTCCGCTGATGGCCCCGAGGGCGAAGGTACCGAAAGCACGGTAATCACTGGTGTGGATATTGTCATGAACCATCACTTGCAGGAAACCAGCTTCACAAAAGAAGCCTACAAGAAGTACATCAAAGATTACATGAAGTCAATCAAAGGGAAGCTTGAAGAACAGAGACCAGAAAGAGCAAAACCTTTTATGACAGGGGCTGCAGAACGAATCAAGAATATCCTTGCTAATTTCAAAAACTATCAGTTCTTTATTGGTGAAAACATGAATCCAGATGGCATGGTTGCTCTGCTGGATTACCGTGAGGATGGTGTGACCCCATATATGATTTTCTTTA